GTTTTCTCTCGAGTTCATCCTACGGTTAGCAGTCACACCATGTATGCGCAAATTCCTAAGCAATGTGCTAAACATCATTGATTTCGCCTCTATAGTTCCATTTTATGCCACGTTGGCGTTTGAAACCATGGATGCTGAGGAAAGCGAGGAGCTTGAGAACGTGGGAAGGGTCGTGCAAATCCTGCGCCTCATGCGTATCTTTCGCATCCTCAAACTGGCACGGCATTCGGTCGGGCTGCGTTCGCTTGGAGCAACGCTCCGTCACAGCTACCATGAGGTCGgactcctcatcctcttcctttCCGTGGGAATCTCCATTTTCTCAGTGCTCATCTATTTTGTGGAGAGGGAGGACGATGAGTCGGAATTGCAGACCATACCGGTGGGCTGGTGGTGGGCGACGATCAGCATGACCACGGTGGGATACGGCGACACGTATCCCATCACGTTGGCTGGGAAACTCATCGCCACCTTGTGCATCATTTGCGGCCTGCTTGTAGTCGCCCTTCCAATCACTATCATCTTCAACAAGTTCTCCAAGTACTACCAGAGACAGAAAGCCCTGGTGGACTCTGAGCAGCTTCAACCAGAGGACGAAAAACTGCCAAATCTCAGCATGCCTTTTCTTTACATAGGAGACCTCTACGGACAAAAGATGACTTCTTTGGTGCGTAGCACGTCCTCCAAGAGTAGTGCGGGGAGTGAGGGAGGCGTCACTGATGCTTCCAGCATTCAGGATGTTGAAATTGTCTGCCCTACTGGGATGCCACAGGCTGACAAAGCAACATAAATCTGGGTTCTTCAAATCTGGTCTTGGACGGCCACTGCTTTGCATAGTTTAGCTCAAACCAGTGATCTTGAAGACCTTGGTGAGATGTGTTTGTttatggttggagctaaactatgCAGGGCATTGGCCCTCCAGAGCAATATTTGAGGAACCCTGATACAAATGATTATATGCACAACCTCAAATGAAAAGAGCgtgaagaaacaaaaataaacttcCTTGCTTAGATCTGCAGCACACGTTGATGAAACACAACAGGACCCTAAGACTCAAGGCTCTTTCTTACCGAGCTACTCCTGGACCTTCAGTCAAAAGCACTATTTCTCTTTAGTTCTCAGGGTGAAAATATCTCAAGCTTTCCATTATTTACAGAACCTGTTATGGACACTAATCTATACAACAGGCTAGCAGTAACACTAATGGTCTATACCCAATTAACAGCACTGATTGACAGGTGTTTTTTTGTATTCTTCCGACAAGCTGTTCATTTAATTACAAGCCTTTCTGCAGTGCCTGTGGGAAAAGGACTATGCTT
The Carassius auratus strain Wakin chromosome 38, ASM336829v1, whole genome shotgun sequence genome window above contains:
- the LOC113056696 gene encoding potassium voltage-gated channel subfamily S member 3-like → MVYGQVLHRQGPEESFINLNVGGFKQQVERMVLQRFPHTRLAKLLYCSSEAAILQLCDDYAASEREYYFDRNPCFFRYVLNFYHTGKIHLMEELCVFSFSQELEYWGIKELHLDACCSDRFQEQKEYTGDHDWGNDDDLQNQLQDSLDSSMEELSAFDKDLEKFEGTWCSEKRKELWLRLENPGYSCSAKIMAVFSLSVVLMSIVAMCVHSMPEFQRLDVNDKEVEDPVLAVFETFCVLWFSLEFILRLAVTPCMRKFLSNVLNIIDFASIVPFYATLAFETMDAEESEELENVGRVVQILRLMRIFRILKLARHSVGLRSLGATLRHSYHEVGLLILFLSVGISIFSVLIYFVEREDDESELQTIPVGWWWATISMTTVGYGDTYPITLAGKLIATLCIICGLLVVALPITIIFNKFSKYYQRQKALVDSEQLQPEDEKLPNLSMPFLYIGDLYGQKMTSLVRSTSSKSSAGSEGGVTDASSIQDVEIVCPTGMPQADKAT